The DNA sequence ataaaatgtaaagaaaaaaaaaagataacgTACACGATTGAAAAGTGTTCTCAatggatttaaaaataaaaaatctcttTGCATTAAACAGTTGCTTATGATGAGTCTTGATTGATACATTTTACTTTTATGAGGAAACCAAACAAGCTGTAAAAACTAAACTAATAGCTCTTCTTTATGtgatatggttttttttttttcaggctaTAGCAACGGGTACAACATATTTGGTGATTCTTCTACAATTTCAGCCATGAATGAGATATGCTTGAGGAGACTGGATTCAATTAAAATTCCAAACAATCCCAAAAGCCAAtagaatcagtgagaacaaaaacacaccaactcgaaaaaaatgaaaataatcaaaccacaagcaaaactgcacagtagttgAAGAAGTTGGCACAAGaagaagatttttggtgccgaaagacaagtacttaaagacactttaaaggtccaacttggaacagatgcgttaacttcaatgacctttatgaaaactgactctctttgatgaaaattgagtatttttgagttaccgagttggtgtctttttgttctcactgattcaattgggaGGGAGTAACataaataggggggggggggggggcaacatatttttgtcttaaaattcCTCGAATTTTCCCTGACCCCTTATTGTGCTTTTTCTGAATATTCGACAAGACCAAAATTTTTTAGAATGAtaattccctaactttccctTCACCCTTGCACTGCATGCTGTTTGCTAGCAGTGGCAAGAGTAATGTGAAACAggcaaaaatatcaatgaaataGTTCAACCCTCTGGACAATGAATAGCACCAGCTGGATATTTTAATGCATGCATGTTCGTATTTGAATTCCTTGTCTTATTACtaatttccctgatatttcctgaCTTATCCTGGTCATTTCGAAATCTCTGAAATTCCTCGTTTTTGACCACGCAGGTTTTGACGCATTTTATAACCTGCAGGTAAACTTAGCTGAAAAActggtaaaataaaaaacaacaaattgagtaacaaaatattttacttgaaattcaaaaaggTCCTAAAACTATATAAATGAGGTGCGTGGCAAAAGAACTTAAATAAAAAGGTACTTTAGTAGTGACTCAACTGGCAGGATTTGACTCTTTCATTCCAGACTGGGAGAGATGTTTAATAATATCCACCCAATTCCAACCTCTAGGCTTCTCACCCTTGTTGTCCACCCGATCCCACATTTTGCGCTTCTGGGCTTTCGATAATTGTTCCTTGGGGACTACAACTTTCTTCACATTCTCAGGTTCGATACTCTGAAACaatcaaaattaaaacataaaatgggCAAAAAGGAGATGGAAAGGAAACTTTACAAAGAAGTGAAAAAGTGAACCATTCCACCTGCGACAACaaagaaaaattctgcaaaaaagaaTGTTTCTTGCCCCTTTTCGAATTACTTTGGCCATCCAGATACTAGGCAAAAATGTTCCTATAGAACTCTTCTTTCTATAAAATTGAGCAAATGACTGGATTTGGATATATTTGCACTGAACTTCCTGTACCCATGGTGATAGCTACCCTCAACCTAATCTACTGTTAACCATCTAAAATTCTAATCACAggaaaattagaagaaagaCAACCGTTCTCCTTAATTACTTCTTAATTTAGCTATTGAAAGTTATTTTTgagggagaaaaataaatttttacatgagaaaatGATGCTTTTAAGTGCTTTAGTttaaatttcatggagaattttTCTTTCCTGAACTGCATGTTTAGTAAATGTAAGCTTCAGAGTAACCACTgattaaatactttttttcagcattatttgtggcaacttctgaatattttttcaaaaaaattgcgacTGGAACCAAGACATTATTGATAAATTTCGATAGTGACCAAATGCTGAACCTGAGTCCACAATTTCACCTGGGGGAAAAAGCAAGCGCATGGACTCTTAGTATATGTTTATGTTTTAAGTACACCAAAAATTTGACATTACCAATTTTGAAACAGCCTCCTCAATTTTGACAGGTGGGGCTTCTTCCTGAATTGATATGAACTCATCAAACTTTTCTTTCAAACCTTCAAATAATGTGTAAGTCATGGGAGACTCTAGCCATTGTTCTGCCtcttcatttaaatattttatcacagCACTTTTCACAGCCGTCGAcctaaaacagaaaaacaatAACATTTGAGGAACACTGAATTGGTCTTGTAACAAACTGAAATAGAGgatccaaattgaaaaaaagaataatatttAAATCACTCGGTGTATTTTCCGTCAAGAGGGCatagtttaaaaaaagatcCAATCATGGACTACAGAGGCTACTCCTTGTTCCAATGTTTGTGAGATGATATTTAAATTCACTCTAATTCATCTCAGCTGAAAAAGCGTCAATTCATTTTCAAGCAGTGATATGATATATTTAGTGGTCCTTATTTTAAAGTAAGAACTGGAAACACTACACCCAAACAAACTGAGAGTAAGGCAAAATtgatgggagaaaaaaaatgtacctaCCTATTTGCAAATCTTTCAGCAAAATATCGTGTTAACTACATAACATATGCAACCAGTAATGCTTGAAGaccaatttttagattttaaacagcGCACATTTGTACTTTGCACAACACACTAAGTCTTCAGAAACTGCAATTGCACTATTCACAAATAAGACTCCTACGCGGCTCAACTTTTTTCTGCATTCTCTAACCAGCGTGATAACATCTTTTGTCTAGGTGTAGAGTTTCCAGTTCTCAAAAGTCTAAAATAAAGACCGCTTAGTGATCTACAGATCttggagtttaaaaaaaaattggcagaattTCTCAGCTTTGAATATAAATTTATTTAATAGAGTGATCGGTAGAAGAAATTATTATATTTCTTCCCTTGGAGCTTAATAGTTTCCCACTTATGCAAAAATAAACTAGGTATAATTGGCAGTAATGAGATGTTGCGATAGACTTTAACCCTCATGCAAAAAATCAATGCAATTTAGAGGTGGATGGAGATTGAAGCTTATTATAACTTGTTGTAACTTATTATAACTTATTATAACATTGATGGACTTGGACAAAAACCAACATCAAAATGTCAAATAATGTTGCTTTGGCCCTGAttattaaattgctgatttcagAACCATATAATTGTTCCGGTATCCTGCTTTTCAGTTCAAACATGCATCTATTTTAGAGGAGAAAGTAGGGATACTTACAGCTGATTATTGTAGAAAGTATCCATGTTGAAAACAGGTTTTTCTGATGGGTAGTTTTCACCCCAAGAAACTTCCAATAGGAGTGATTTAGAACTGCCATCCTCACCGTACTGAAACAATGAAAGAGAATTATTAAACTGAAGAGAATGACTAATGTTTGCTTTTGTGTATAATGATTTTGGTAATCCAAGGATTATCCAGATAAGGGAAACAAGTCTTcaaattagaaattttattaaagCAGAAAAACTAACATCTCATTTCTTGAATGAAGTATACGAGGGTTTAATCAAGGATATTATGTAAAAAAACACCACATAATAAAATGTACAAATTACCAAATATATTCACTTACGTGTATATGAATCACAAAATGCAGTTGAAATTTGCTCAgccttttcaaaagttttgaacCCTTGACAAATGTTCTTGGTATTTTTTCCTAATCTCTTGTAGATTTGCTGGTAAAATTTAAGCACTAATCGCTatttaattattgcaaaatcaTGGCAGTAGGTACAGCAAAGCGATTGTTCTGTGCTTGATTGCTATGTTCAATTTGGCTCCTTGGTGAACTTGAGCCCTAAGTAATCACATCACTACAATCctcttgatgaaaaatattaagatcaaATTGCTCTGACTCGTTGTATAAGATAAAGGGATGAGGACTTATTCGTCTTTAGATTAAAAACAAAACCAGGTACCAACCTTATACTGATAGACGGTTGGTGTCACCTGCTTGAAAGCTGCATCGCCATCATAAATTGATAGAAGgacttctttctcctcttcttgcAGTTCTGAGTTGCTCATtctctaaaactgaaataaaaaaaaaaaatatataaaatttaaCGGATCTATTttgtgtccaaaaaaaaaaattttaaaaaaaaatgaggtaaaaaaaaataaagttaccTACCTATCTATGGAGTAAAATATTCTAAACTCATTCTCTTTGATCGCGACAAACTGTAGGAGCCTAAGTTCCGGACAAGCACTTATGGATTGTAAAATAAATGCTTACAGCCAGAAACGAAGATCTCTTCTCAggaatttacttacttcagctaaaggagagtaataaaaaaaatactgaacaaaCTTGACCCTTCCTAACTATCTTTgactgccttcaatttttaatttgattatgGTCTCTGCATCACAGGCAGTTTCGTGAcaatctttcatgaaaattgaaaagtctTGATTGCACATTCAAGCAATTTTGTGACGTATGCTTATCAAAGGCATTGTGACAAGTGTTACTCTTGGAGTTTAATTTTgaaggttttcaaaaaaatcctatTCTCAAAAAGGGtggaaaatttcagaggagCATACTCGGATTTTTAAGTATAAGCAGCTAGAAATGCTGAAAGTCAAACTTTACATATCGGAGAAATTAAATCATAGGTTGATTGGTGACACCAATCAAACGGCGCAACATTTTTCTGGATACATACTTACTTAGGATATAATAAACAGTATTCTGACCTCAAAAACTGTTAATATACACTTGAAAAATAACTTCAATTGAGTGGAATATCAAAGTAGGTAGAGACAACAAACAAAATTGAAAGGCTTGGATTCACATTTAGCTCGATTATTCTTGTCACAACTGATACCTGGCCAACAGATGGAGAAATTTCATGTACCTACACTTTTCGTAACAAGGAAGCTGTGGAGCAAACTGTTTCAATGTTCCATGGACAGTTGATAACTTAACTTAAACTACAATCTCTGCTAATACTGCTGATTTGCTGCTTGGACATAAAATGTTAAGCACACACTCGTGAGAAACAGGCCTTATGAAAGCGCCAGGAACACTCTGATATCCTTTGCAAGTGAACTGTGGAAGGGATATCTCttcatttggaaaaatttagaCTGATGAAAAGTACACCTACTTGAAATAAGAAGATAATACTGATTCAGGATCATGGAGCAGCGTATGAAGTTAGGACACTATTTGCAAGAGGGCATTTCGGACTCTATAAACTAGTTGAATGAGGCTTATCCTGGTAAACTACGGTTGAAATCATGGTGAATGTATTAAGGACAGAAGACAACCACAAAATCGGTGAAGatattttgataaattaattaCTTATTTATTAATGATTAATGAAGAATGGAAGAATACCATATCTACACCATAGACTACCATAAACACAAAACAATCACAAAACAACAAACTGACTTAACCTCAAAATCTGTCATAAACATAGTATAACAACTGTTGCAAATCAATTACTTGCGTACACAAGCGTACACTAAATTGACTGATACTTGTTTTTCtaataattatgatttatttGCTCATCGATACTGAGAGAGTAATGATAGTTttcaaacattaattttttattattattatttagcTGCCGaatggaaaaaagtaaatatttattaattgattaaatctgattaaatctcATTGTCATCCACAAGCAGTTGTTACAACTGTCTATGGACAGAtaacctaaaaaattaaataaaaaattcaggatGTTGACGTAATTTCCAGATTTCCTTTTCCTCGAAGTTCTCAGTCAGTTGCCGAAATTTTTCCCcacgaattttgccaaattatGGTGTGTGCTGAcgtgaaaaattgttgaaatttgtagTGCCGTATTTGTGAATTGACAATGGACGAAGAAATAATACATCCTGAATCTCTGGAGGAAACTACTCCTCCAGTGATCCTGAGTGCCTGGTCTCAAGGTGAGGGGTAAAAGCACATTTCCTGCATTTAGGTATCTCGTTACTTTTATTCCTCACTCTCCTCTCAAttagtaatttttaaattttttatcaccgAAGTCCTCACGATCCAAAGAGACCAGAAACTTCATCTGTCAAGCAAGCGCAAAGGTTCAAGTTCTAGAAACGTTCGTCTTAGCAGGCAACGGTTGGGTCTTACACATTTCCTTATTCAAATTCAGAGCTGCCTCCGAAGTTAGGAGCATCTCTCTTAGACGGGACTCAGTTATAATTGTTTATCTCCAGAAGGCGTAACACTTAACTACTTACTTACACCACATCTTGCAAAATTGTCACCAACATTTTTTAGTACCTCTAATGATCTAGACACCTGGCAAGAAATGCCAACATTCAGGAACAGTTATTTTAAACACAATAACATTAACAGAAAGTTCCAGGTGTCTATGAAGAATGGTAGGTAATTTGATTGAGGGAAACATTGAATTTCAGAATTATCAGGTATTGACTCGAGGAAATTCCTAAAATGTGAACCAACTATACTGAGGATATCTGAAAAGAATAACTTTTCACCTCATAATTTGGTTACAGGATAGCATCAAAGATagaaattcatcaatttttatcagaaaagCTGAATTACCATATTCAGTCCTACTTCATTAGCAGTCCTGACACTTCTTAAGTATTACTACCTTTACCTCTAATCATTAAATATGTATTTGACCTTGACCTTTTCATTTACTCATTTGTTTCAATGAAGTTGATTTATGAGGTAGTCAAAGAAAACCTCATTGTATGTATTTTCTCCAGTACTGAAACATCACTGAAATACTAAGTTTCTcgttttacaatgaaaaataagtAAGCAAATCATATAAGTGGATCTACTAGCTACTATGcagacaaaatctggaaaaattcattttatagctttatttttcctctccttgTAAATGGAAAGATTGCTTCTTAAAGCTTCTATTGTTCAGGAGATAGCAAAGATTATCTTACCAAATGATTCTCATATTTAGCCAGAACTCAATTCTCTGGTCCTCCTTGCTGGGTCTTTTCTAAAAACTTTTCATGTTCAATTTCTCccaaaggaaaggaaaaaaaacagaaaaaaaagcagTCAAAAGCTTGCAGCAAAAATGAAATGTGAAAGTGATTACTTAAAATAAAAGTGAATAGAGTCAAcccataaaataaaaattaagccAGTACTTCTCTGAACACCTGACCCTGTTTTCTGGGCAGATTTTGGTGGATTGGATCATTTTACCCTATCAGTTAATTACctcagaattttcagtttttgtggCTTCTGATGTCATAGGTAGTAGCTTGTTTGATTAAAACCAGTCCagcatttgaacatttttcttttcccctttGGCAGGAACTGAATTCTTGGCCCAGTATGGATGGTACTTGGTTGGACTGGGAATGATCGCTGCGTACGGCTGGACAAAACTGAGCCCATACGTTAATCAGCTGAGAAAGAAGCAGGAGGAAGCTGCCTATGAAGCTAAGTACAAGAAGAATCCTGATATCTCGAAAGCACGATTGGCAGCGCTAGAAGCCTCCAGGAAGAAGATGCAAGAGGAGTACGAAAAAAAGGCAGCCGAGTGGGCAGAGAAAATGAAGGAGGTGCGTTAACGATCCTGAGTTGTTAGCAGTACCTACAGCTTACAAATGATTTCATTCAGCTTTCAATAAGACAAAAATTAGCTAGCTTTGccgctcaattttcattttctgtccTCTCCAGACTCTGCCGGGCCAATGTCCTTTATCTTTTGGCTCTAGGCAAagaaaaatggttaaaacctgctatcttcaaatttttgaagtataACCCGCGCTTTGTATTGCTAGCAAGTGACTTTCTGAGAGAATGGAGTCGTTAGGTTTCAGGAGGTTAGGCTGCCCAGCAGGTAAGGAAACCCCCTATTTCATACCGGCAAacaatgagaagaaaaagaaaagcatATTAACAAGGTAGATACATACTAGTGATGAGAGTGGTCTCCTAGAATGAAAGGGCATACTCACACCAAGCAATCTATCTTAGAAAATACCAATGGTTTGTTTATGTACATATTTCATGTGTTTCCAAATGGACTATCCAAATTTAATGGTTCCATAGATGCAGCAATCTATAAATGCATTGGATAGCACATCTTTTTTGATTGGTTCATGGCAAGATCAACAGGCAGGTGCTtgcttttattattttattctaGGCTATCCTCATGGTGAGTTCTGAGACAATGAACACTTATCTGCATTTGTGAGTTACTAACTTCCTGCTCCATGCTGTCATTCTCATGAAGGACCCATCAAAGTTATTGCACAAAATGCTGTATGATTTTTCTCAGTCCTATAGAAATTATTCTCTCAAACTTTTATAcctacaaaaaaatttagtaatAATCTCTTGGGAAGAGAAGTATCTGAAAGGACATTTTTAAACTCTACCATTGATATATGTGCTTACATCATCAATATTTCCTACATGCAACTCTGGAATGCCTTGAACTTTGGAGGGCTTTTAAGCTCTTAAAGTCTTTCAAAAGCTTTTCTTCagcagatttttattttttcatgaatttgagAACTACATGTCCCAAAGTGTCCTCAATTCTAGATACTTCTTTAATTTTATGATCGCTTTTCCTgcattttataagttttatTTTCAGATCATGAGTCAAGGAGCccactttttcatctttttaaaaatttccattttcagaaagaagaaaagaagaaacaagaagaattagaaaaaaataaagatgttCCTGTTGGCCGCACCCTAGGTGAAAGCTCAAAGTCCACCAAATCGCAGTTTAGACCAGGTATACCTGAAGGTTGTTTTATATTTAACTGACTAACAAAAATGTTTGGAAGACTCAGCAACTCAAGGTTTAAGTTGTCAATATTTTCTTGGTATTTGATTTTCTAAGTTCTGACTCTGCACTGTTATCTCGGGCTTTTCCCTGTGCTGTTCATTTAGAGACAGCAAAGCCAAGAGCATATTATCTCTTTTCTCGATCAGCACTAAAGGAGTCCTGAGGACTGATATTCTACAATTGATTTTGAGAAGTACAATCCAGATCTACACATTTCCTGTCTTAATTCTTCAAGTTGTAAAATGAGCAAATCATGGGACAGACCTACATATTTACAATGCTCCAAAGTGACATAGATCGCATCCATTATTCAAAAAGTAAGCAATGTATCAAGCTTATCTCAATATTATTTGAAAGGAGTTgtaaaaagcaattttttttttttttttgtcttgtgAAGATAAAAAATCTGCAAACCAACACCAAACTTTAACCGAATATCACCAACCTCATAAAGTGTCACCAACCTGTTAAAAGCAATGGAATGAAACCAATGAACAAAATTTGGTCAAGTTATGGTAATTCGAGTCTATGGGGTTCATCACAAACACCTACAggttttttcaacaatttactTGGAACGTGCTGCTATAAATTCTCTGATGTTCTTTAGCTGACAAATACTAAATACATTCCAATAGATGTTGCCAAGTAGTTCTTTTAGACAAAAGAACAACGGAAAAGTTTTATTGGCATTTTTCGGTGaatcattgaaattaaaaaccTGAAGCATTTGTACACTCAAAGTTTGAACTACCTTATCTTGGCTATTATCTGTTCAAATAAGCTAATCtttgtctcttttttatttacaaTCTAATGAAACTGACATTTAATTTAAAGGTTGGTATGACATCATAAAGTTCCAATGATTGACCTGCAGGAAGAGTCTAACAAACAATAAGCTTTACTGTCCAACTCATGTTTGTTTCAGAATATTTTCCCCTCGCTGGAACTGGAGGCGCCGGGTACAGACCACCCAGGAGGAGCTGCTGTCCGGGCAGTGGCTGCGGATAAAACCTGGACATCAGTGTTTGCAATATTGGAATGTTCGGAAGATGATTGTGTGAGTGCATGTAAatgatgcttgatttttaaaGACCAACCGctaaaaaagttttaattttgttgaaattttttgttgaggCATTCAAATGATGCCTCTTAATTGATTAGATTACATTTACCTAATCCTTTGGTTTTATGATCTTATTCCATATCCTATTATGTTTTAATCAAATGTAAgtgcataattttaatttattaagaTGTTTTGATTTataatttaataaatttttagGTCTCAATTGCTTTATCAGCTTTTTCTCAGCGCTTACCTCTTTTCCTTGCATCTTAAGAATTCCAAGACCGAGAGCAGGACTGGGGGCGACCTGGCCCTCAGCAGATATctccttcccctcccccctcccctttcagAAGTTGACTTTACCTCCTTCACAAAGTTCAATGGATTTTGCAAAATAAGTGTGTGATATTTCTGACATATTGAAGTTGTACCTCAataaattttattgtattttctaAAGAGAGCACACTATTTTCGGTAAAAACAGATCAAAATTTCTTACCTGAGATGTTTCAATTCTCAAGTTTTATCtaaggacccccccccccccccctgaaaacTCCCCTGTAAAGCTGAAGAGGTCCTTCCAGACCTTTCTAATGGCTCCGCTGTGTCCCATTCTCTCCCTTACATAAAATTCCCAGCTCTATCCATGTTTAAGACTGTAATCTGGAAATCTTGTGAGATATTGTGCCTCTATTTACCGTATTTACCCGCATATcctacacatttttttcttaaagtttcGGCTCTTAAATCAAGGGTGCATACGTTATGCGAGTAATTACGGTATTCCTATCAATTTGATCTTAAGACTTCAAGTTTTGCATAATACATTACATTGAGGAGCTTATAAGTCGAAAAAAGGATTGATATATCTTACCTAATGATACCTCTATCACTTATGGATATATAATAATTTATACtctttattttcaaagttgGAATATGATCTTACTTACAAGGCTTCAACTTTTTAAAAGTAGATAACGTTTGACACACATCtgcatttatttaaaattttaaaaaaaaaaattaacaaaatctCAAGATTAGAAAAGGAAATAATGATTACACATTCTAGGTAAAATTGAGGAAATCTGTCACATATTCGTGAAAGATGGGTTAAAAAATCTGGAGCCTCCAATTTTTTGTTAAAGCGGTGTTTTTACTGCCTGCATTatcttacaaatatttttaaagaaggaACTATTGTGAAAAATAGTACATACTCATAAAATAAAAGTATCATTGATTTGATTCATGATGTGAATTGTATTCAGAATACACATTTACAATTTTGAATGGAACAATCAGTTGACTCTAGTTTTGGTTAAAGCCATTAAACATTAAAACCCAGTAACTTCTTCTCTGACAATACTTCAGTTTTCAAAACAACTGTAAGCTTGTCTTATCTTAGTTTAAGGATTTATCACAGTCATGGTTTAGGCAGAGAAGTTAAAATTTATTATGTCTTGATACCTAGAAAATCAGATGCTAGTAAATAGACTTCAGTTGAATCAGAACGACTAGCTTTCGGTTTGACACGCCTCACCTTCTTATAGAACCTTTGTAAATCAGTTTCTACGGCAGAAGTTTTGTTTCCATCCCACAACTTGACCAGACAGATGCCACCAGGTTTTGTGACAGGAAGTGCAAATCTGTGTGATAGAAGGTCAAAATTAGGACACTGTACAATTCATGCATTTTCAAAACTTACAAATAGTGCAGCATCATGCTCCAAATAGACAATTGTGGgtctaacacacaaaaaaacttCTAAAACATTGAAGGATTGCTGGAGCATTCACTTCAAAACCAAGGGGGTACagcatttttttcatcttgtttTGTACCTCAATTGTGCGGTCTCTTTTGATTGTCAGCTATGGACTCATTTCATAGCAGGATGATgaaaatcgacggtgtaagatggcaatcacatatctcgttttcgGTGTCTATATAATccccgcctctatgttattttcttaaaggagaattaaattgacatcattccttgaagttttagcaaaattttcttcacagagaagaaaaatcatggcagttttaaagaattgccgttgagtagttttccgtttgaaaaataaagtgtgacgtcgcaaagcgagttatgtgattgccgacttacaacgTCGAAATGCCGGTCACTATGACTTTTTGACCCAGCGCTACCAACAAAAAAACAGTCATTAAGACAGACTTGTCAGTGAATGTGTTAATGAATGATTATTATAGTGTCCTGATAGAATTAGCAAAATTGGTCCCATAATTGGTAAATAGGTAGTCAAAAAAAGATTCAGAGGAACATCataatttttccttagaattctgtagacatttttaatcaaatgaaattttcataggaaaAAGTAAGTACATAATCACGAACCTTATAACAGTATAGACCAACTTGATTATTAAATCGTGGTTCACGTCTTTGAGGCCGGTTACATTAGGAGCAATATCACTCATTACAATgtcaactttttcattttggagAGCTTCCTTCACGGCAGTTTGGGTCTCTTTTGTGGTGAAATCTGAGAGAGGAAATATTATTGCACCATCCACAGGATAGAATGGCAATCTATCAATCGATAAAACCTTCCCTTTTGGTGCTCTTGAATCTGAAAAAGCCAAACAGCAGgtcatgaaagaaaattgcaaatggCATAATGGTGACAGATGTGCTTTTTAGTAAACATTAACGTGAGGAGGAGGCAATGTAAGATGCCCACCCCATGTTCCCAAATCACTGTCAGTAACTCATCTTTGAACTGGCGTCAAAAATTACGAGACAGTTTGAAACAGAGCTTAAATACTTAGGTAcatatttctgacacaatttCTGGAACTATGAGATCATAACTTGTGTACAGTTTCATCATTATATTATCTAATATTCACTTGTCAGTCTCCAGCGTCGACCAATAACCATCTAAAACTGAACATCATAAGAACGCTATAAAGCACCGGCACCTGACTCTGTTGTTAATACAAGTTGAATTTTATAAGAATGACAGCATGGGACAATGAATAAGAGGGAACCATTCTTAAATcctctttcctctttctttgGAAACTTTGAGGCATGGTAAATTTCATGTACAACAGGGGAAAAAGAACGAAAGATGGTAAAGGTCATTGGAAAACAGTCTTAAGTCAAAAGCATGAACTCTAACAAATGACCCTGTacggaaaatgagaaatttttacCAGATAACATTTCCCCACTTTTTGGGAGGATAATACCCCTGCAGTTTGGTGGGGAAAAAATCAGTGTTCATAGATTTCACTTGAAAGAATCAACCGGATGATGTGAGATTTGGTTACCTATACTATTACCTTTTCCATTTGCGTTAACCTTTGTAACAGCAACTTGGGTCCAACTACCAGGGGCTGCACCACAGTCAATTACAGTTTTTCCAGGAGTAAGGAATTTAAATCTTTCATCCATTTCAAGAAGTTTGAAAGCACTGCGACAGCTAAAAAGAAAACCCAAAAAAgccagaaattaaaaaaaaaaaacctccatcTTAAACTTGGAATGTTTTAAATGCATGCTTCACAGATTCAGCTCTTGAAGAACAAAAGGTAAGTAGGTAagtaagaaattttctttttccaaatcacctgaagtaattaaaaatgtttcactgaTACTATCACTAAAAATAAGCTTCACTAAAATAGTGATTTCATAGTCAGTTTTTACAGCTATAAGTAAATCTTAAAATACCTTGATTATCGGTCCAATTATATCGCAATGAATTACTGTCAATAAAACCACAAAAATCTACCAATGGTATATTT is a window from the Bemisia tabaci chromosome 5, PGI_BMITA_v3 genome containing:
- the LOC109040874 gene encoding RWD domain-containing protein 4 → MSNSELQEEEKEVLLSIYDGDAAFKQVTPTVYQYKYGEDGSSKSLLLEVSWGENYPSEKPVFNMDTFYNNQLSTAVKSAVIKYLNEEAEQWLESPMTYTLFEGLKEKFDEFISIQEEAPPVKIEEAVSKLSIEPENVKKVVVPKEQLSKAQKRKMWDRVDNKGEKPRGWNWVDIIKHLSQSGMKESNPAS
- the LOC109040868 gene encoding uncharacterized protein, translated to MDEEIIHPESLEETTPPVILSAWSQGTEFLAQYGWYLVGLGMIAAYGWTKLSPYVNQLRKKQEEAAYEAKYKKNPDISKARLAALEASRKKMQEEYEKKAAEWAEKMKEKEEKKKQEELEKNKDVPVGRTLGESSKSTKSQFRPEYFPLAGTGGAGYRPPRRSCCPGSGCG
- the Mrm2 gene encoding rRNA methyltransferase 2, mitochondrial; this translates as MTMVILNHSRTRFSSNLSAKCSQFLQRRWKNSAEWLNRQHSDPYVRRAKMENYRCRSAFKLLEMDERFKFLTPGKTVIDCGAAPGSWTQVAVTKVNANGKDSRAPKGKVLSIDRLPFYPVDGAIIFPLSDFTTKETQTAVKEALQNEKVDIVMSDIAPNVTGLKDVNHDLIIKLVYTVIRFALPVTKPGGICLVKLWDGNKTSAVETDLQRFYKKVRRVKPKASRSDSTEVYLLASDFLGIKT